A genomic window from Triticum urartu cultivar G1812 chromosome 7, Tu2.1, whole genome shotgun sequence includes:
- the LOC125521309 gene encoding uncharacterized protein LOC125521309 isoform X2, whose amino-acid sequence MEGTNEQFSSNNGSTIDEMSAYLEDDMLGIEPLELHFPFDLNKQMACTLQLTNETDGCIAFNIQTTSPLPYRVHPTRDIVPPRSKCSIDITLQLHKKAPWHAGGLIVRSTKVSDGLAARDITTDMFDKEAGNLVDEVSLDVVFDRQLQASHLSEVPKHTSLAPVAVLGTNDPRNRGASSVPRISAHTGSEGTVSEVIPAGSSKLLDIHPPELWFTFEPNKLIPCSLYLTNNTDEYVPFKLMEKSMLMHKRRLFLSLPLYGIVPPGSAYILVVTTDKRENLPEERDVDFVLQNSVGDERLKPFRNQYDCDQYFEKATKSGNMVHNVILKVVYAPEGKMACEGIPPLLKMTFVEKTHAALCSLDANQTEPWIITGHYDGRVGLWDYDTQKFLALDKVTGSSGCLVKFIERRQWFLAGSYHEGFIHVYNYETEVQEVNSFRAHDRFLESMAIHPTQPYVLSSSDTQIKLWDWDKDWECRRTFMEHSHTVKQVAFNPWNTNSFASASRDHTAKVWSLDSSRSMYTLSGHLDEVNCLDFFTRDNQQYLITGSEDMTAKIWDLRKEMCIETLKGFMFPVVSIVSHPRLPLVIIGLREFFTLVVIKVSVVSPL is encoded by the exons ATGGAAGGTACAAATGAGCAATTCAGCAGCAACAATGGGTCTACAATTGATGAG ATGAGCGCTTACTTGGAGGATGATATGCTTGGAATTGAGCCACTCGAACTACATTTTCCTTTTGACCTGAACAAGCAGATGGCATGCACATTACAGTTAACCAACGAAACAGATGGTTGTATAGCCTTCAATATCCAAACAACGTCCCCCCTGCCATATCGCGTACATCCAACCAGAGACATCGTGCCACCGAGATCCAAGTGTAGTATCGACATAACATTGCAATTACATAAGAAGGCACCATGGCATGCCGGCGGGTTAATTGTTCGGAGCACTAAAGTGAGTGATGGTCTTGCAGCTCGGGATATAACTACAGACATGTTCGATAAAGAGGCAGGAAACTTGGTTGATGAGGTGAGTTTGGATGTTGTTTTTGACAGACAGCTACAAGCCTCACACTTATCTGAAGTACCAAAGCATACATCACTTGCACCAGTAGCAGTTTTGGGTACGAATGATCCGAGGAATCGAGGGGCATCTAGTGTGCCACGGATATCTGCACACACAGGGTCAGAAGGGACAGTCTCTGAG GTAATTCCTGCAGGCTCCAGCAAGCTTCTTGACATCCACCCGCCTGAGCTTTGGTTCACCTTCGAACCCAACAAGTTGATCCCCTGCTCACTGTACCTAACAAACAACACAGATGAATATGTGCCGTTTAAGCTTATGGAGAAGAGCATGCTCATGCACAAAAGGAGGCTCTTTCTAAGTCTACCACTCTATGGCATTGTCCCCCCGGGCTCCGCCTACATTCTCGTTGTGACAACGGATAAAAGGGAAAACCTACCAGAAGAAAGGGACGTCGATTTTGTCCTTCAGAACAGTGTAGGTGATGAGCGCCTCAAGCCCTTCAGAAACCAATATGATTGTGACCAATATTTTGAGAAAGCAACAAAGTCGGGGAATATGGTGCATAATGTGATACTGAAAGTTGTTTATGCACCCGAAGGAAAGATGGCATGTGAG GGAATTCCACCTTTACTTAAG ATGACATTCGTGGAGAAAACCCATGCAGCATTGTGTTCCCTGGATGCAAACCAGACAGAGCCATG GATTATAACTGGTCATTACGACGGACGTGTTGGTTTATGGGACTATGACACACAG AAATTTCTTGCTTTGGATAAAGTCACAGGATCATCAG GTTGTCTTGTTAAATTTATTGAACGGCGTCAATGGTTTCTGGCTGGGTCATATCACGAAGGATTTATCCATGTGTACAACTATGAAACAGAAGTGCAGGAAGTCAATAGTTTCCGTGCTCATGATAGATTTCTTGAATCGATGGCCATTCATCCTACGCAGCCTTATGTGCTGTCATCATCTGATACACAAATAAAGCTTTGGGACTGGGACAAGGATTGGGAGTGCAGACGAACGTTTATGGAACACTCCCATACTGTAAAACAGGTTGCATTTAACCCATGGAACACCAACAGTTTTGCTAGTGCTTCAAGAGATCACACAGCAAAG GTTTGGAGCCTTGATTCTTCCAGGTCTATGTATACTCTGTCCGGGCATTTGGACGAAGTGAACTGCCTAGATTTCTTCACGCGTGATAATCAGCAGTATTTGATTACTGGCTCTGAGGATATGACTGCCAAG ATATGGGACCTGCGGAAAGAGATGTGTATTGAGACACTAAAAGGTTTCATGTTTCCAGTTGTCTCTATTGTTTCCCATCCCAGACTTCCACTTGTAATTATAG GGTTGAGAGAATTCTTCACATTGGTTGTCATCAAGGTGTCCGTGGTCTCGCCGCTTTGA
- the LOC125521309 gene encoding uncharacterized protein LOC125521309 isoform X1 — MEGTNEQFSSNNGSTIDEMSAYLEDDMLGIEPLELHFPFDLNKQMACTLQLTNETDGCIAFNIQTTSPLPYRVHPTRDIVPPRSKCSIDITLQLHKKAPWHAGGLIVRSTKVSDGLAARDITTDMFDKEAGNLVDEVSLDVVFDRQLQASHLSEVPKHTSLAPVAVLGTNDPRNRGASSVPRISAHTGSEGTVSEVIPAGSSKLLDIHPPELWFTFEPNKLIPCSLYLTNNTDEYVPFKLMEKSMLMHKRRLFLSLPLYGIVPPGSAYILVVTTDKRENLPEERDVDFVLQNSVGDERLKPFRNQYDCDQYFEKATKSGNMVHNVILKVVYAPEGKMACEGIPPLLKMTFVEKTHAALCSLDANQTEPWIITGHYDGRVGLWDYDTQKFLALDKVTGSSGCLVKFIERRQWFLAGSYHEGFIHVYNYETEVQEVNSFRAHDRFLESMAIHPTQPYVLSSSDTQIKLWDWDKDWECRRTFMEHSHTVKQVAFNPWNTNSFASASRDHTAKVWSLDSSRSMYTLSGHLDEVNCLDFFTRDNQQYLITGSEDMTAKIWDLRKEMCIETLKGFMFPVVSIVSHPRLPLVIIGTRNGIVHLWSLTNFRVERILHIGCHQGVRGLAALMGSRRVIIGHGSAVSMVEIHNEEPVDSKAEMEVRYERQG; from the exons ATGGAAGGTACAAATGAGCAATTCAGCAGCAACAATGGGTCTACAATTGATGAG ATGAGCGCTTACTTGGAGGATGATATGCTTGGAATTGAGCCACTCGAACTACATTTTCCTTTTGACCTGAACAAGCAGATGGCATGCACATTACAGTTAACCAACGAAACAGATGGTTGTATAGCCTTCAATATCCAAACAACGTCCCCCCTGCCATATCGCGTACATCCAACCAGAGACATCGTGCCACCGAGATCCAAGTGTAGTATCGACATAACATTGCAATTACATAAGAAGGCACCATGGCATGCCGGCGGGTTAATTGTTCGGAGCACTAAAGTGAGTGATGGTCTTGCAGCTCGGGATATAACTACAGACATGTTCGATAAAGAGGCAGGAAACTTGGTTGATGAGGTGAGTTTGGATGTTGTTTTTGACAGACAGCTACAAGCCTCACACTTATCTGAAGTACCAAAGCATACATCACTTGCACCAGTAGCAGTTTTGGGTACGAATGATCCGAGGAATCGAGGGGCATCTAGTGTGCCACGGATATCTGCACACACAGGGTCAGAAGGGACAGTCTCTGAG GTAATTCCTGCAGGCTCCAGCAAGCTTCTTGACATCCACCCGCCTGAGCTTTGGTTCACCTTCGAACCCAACAAGTTGATCCCCTGCTCACTGTACCTAACAAACAACACAGATGAATATGTGCCGTTTAAGCTTATGGAGAAGAGCATGCTCATGCACAAAAGGAGGCTCTTTCTAAGTCTACCACTCTATGGCATTGTCCCCCCGGGCTCCGCCTACATTCTCGTTGTGACAACGGATAAAAGGGAAAACCTACCAGAAGAAAGGGACGTCGATTTTGTCCTTCAGAACAGTGTAGGTGATGAGCGCCTCAAGCCCTTCAGAAACCAATATGATTGTGACCAATATTTTGAGAAAGCAACAAAGTCGGGGAATATGGTGCATAATGTGATACTGAAAGTTGTTTATGCACCCGAAGGAAAGATGGCATGTGAG GGAATTCCACCTTTACTTAAG ATGACATTCGTGGAGAAAACCCATGCAGCATTGTGTTCCCTGGATGCAAACCAGACAGAGCCATG GATTATAACTGGTCATTACGACGGACGTGTTGGTTTATGGGACTATGACACACAG AAATTTCTTGCTTTGGATAAAGTCACAGGATCATCAG GTTGTCTTGTTAAATTTATTGAACGGCGTCAATGGTTTCTGGCTGGGTCATATCACGAAGGATTTATCCATGTGTACAACTATGAAACAGAAGTGCAGGAAGTCAATAGTTTCCGTGCTCATGATAGATTTCTTGAATCGATGGCCATTCATCCTACGCAGCCTTATGTGCTGTCATCATCTGATACACAAATAAAGCTTTGGGACTGGGACAAGGATTGGGAGTGCAGACGAACGTTTATGGAACACTCCCATACTGTAAAACAGGTTGCATTTAACCCATGGAACACCAACAGTTTTGCTAGTGCTTCAAGAGATCACACAGCAAAG GTTTGGAGCCTTGATTCTTCCAGGTCTATGTATACTCTGTCCGGGCATTTGGACGAAGTGAACTGCCTAGATTTCTTCACGCGTGATAATCAGCAGTATTTGATTACTGGCTCTGAGGATATGACTGCCAAG ATATGGGACCTGCGGAAAGAGATGTGTATTGAGACACTAAAAGGTTTCATGTTTCCAGTTGTCTCTATTGTTTCCCATCCCAGACTTCCACTTGTAATTATAGGTACAAGAAACGGCATCGTTCATTTGTGGAGCTTGACTAATTTCAG GGTTGAGAGAATTCTTCACATTGGTTGTCATCAAGGTGTCCGTGGTCTCGCCGCTTTGATGGGGTCAAGAAG GGTTATCATTGGACATGGTTCAGCAGTATCAATGGTGGAGATCCATAATGAAGAACCTGTTGATAGCAAGGCCGAAATGGAAGTCCGATATGAGCGGCAAGGATGA